From a single Aquincola tertiaricarbonis genomic region:
- a CDS encoding diguanylate cyclase domain-containing protein, whose translation MLVAPPTPDEPARLALLRALDLLDEAVDPGFEAITRLAARLLRMPIALVSMVGEDRQWFRAATGLPGVGGTPRDVAFCAHALHEDAPFVVPDALDDPRFADNPLVTGEPGIRAYAGVPLRSAEGHALGTLCVIGRQPHGFDGDELQTLQELASIIRRDLLQREAALCARRLAEAHAQVVTASEALYHATFESAPVGMALVGLDGRWLRINAKLCSILQRSPQELFALTFPDVTHPDDVAVDIGHVARLLAGDADHYTLEKRYLRPDGSLLWGSLTVTLVRREGRPLHFISVVEDITARRQAEADLRALHTELEQRVQERTAALADSEHRLHEIADNLPVLIGYIDTEQRYRFVNRTYEHWFGLAPEVIVGRPMADVLGETWYANRLPRFLAALAGQRQLFQEDLVLQGQRRFMQTVYVPHHDTQGQVAGVYVLVTDLTPQKLAEERLAELAVTDALTGLPNRRALDDQLAGALARARRRGEPLALLFMDLDRFKAVNDVHGHAAGDAVLREFARRLRSVVRESDGVARLAGDEFVVLLEGSSPQVQPDGGCVPGRVDPVCVARKLLGAMTEPMALGPGLSPVVVGASIGIALSQRLDTPQMLLERADRALYRAKAQGRNTFHADWADTPPPRVGRAGSPKVPAA comes from the coding sequence ATGCTGGTAGCTCCCCCCACCCCTGACGAACCTGCGCGCCTGGCCCTGCTGAGGGCGCTCGACCTGCTGGACGAAGCGGTCGATCCCGGCTTCGAGGCCATCACCCGGCTGGCAGCCCGGCTGCTGCGCATGCCCATCGCGCTGGTGTCGATGGTGGGCGAGGACCGCCAGTGGTTCCGGGCCGCCACCGGGCTGCCCGGGGTGGGCGGCACGCCGCGCGACGTGGCCTTCTGCGCCCACGCGCTGCACGAGGACGCGCCCTTCGTGGTGCCCGACGCGCTGGACGACCCCCGCTTTGCCGACAACCCGCTGGTGACCGGCGAGCCCGGCATCCGGGCCTATGCCGGCGTGCCGCTGCGCAGCGCCGAAGGCCATGCGCTGGGCACCCTCTGCGTGATCGGCCGCCAGCCGCATGGCTTCGACGGCGACGAACTGCAGACGCTGCAGGAGCTGGCCAGCATCATCCGCCGCGACCTGCTGCAGCGCGAGGCCGCGCTGTGCGCGCGCCGTCTGGCCGAAGCCCATGCCCAGGTGGTGACCGCCAGCGAGGCGCTGTACCACGCCACCTTCGAATCGGCGCCGGTGGGCATGGCCCTGGTGGGCCTGGACGGCCGCTGGCTGCGCATCAATGCCAAGCTGTGCAGCATCCTGCAGCGCAGCCCGCAGGAGCTGTTCGCCCTCACCTTCCCCGACGTCACCCACCCCGACGACGTGGCCGTCGACATCGGCCATGTGGCGCGGCTGCTGGCCGGCGATGCCGACCACTACACGCTGGAAAAGCGCTACCTGCGCCCCGACGGCAGCCTGCTGTGGGGCAGCCTCACCGTCACTCTGGTGCGGCGCGAAGGCCGGCCGTTGCACTTCATCTCGGTGGTGGAAGACATCACCGCCCGCCGCCAGGCCGAGGCCGACTTGCGTGCCCTGCACACCGAGCTGGAGCAGCGCGTGCAGGAGCGCACCGCCGCGCTGGCTGACAGCGAGCACCGGCTGCACGAGATTGCCGACAACCTGCCGGTGTTGATCGGCTACATCGACACTGAGCAGCGCTACCGCTTCGTCAACCGCACCTACGAGCACTGGTTCGGGCTGGCGCCCGAGGTGATCGTGGGCCGGCCGATGGCCGACGTGCTCGGCGAGACCTGGTACGCCAACCGGCTGCCGCGCTTCCTGGCTGCGCTGGCCGGCCAGCGGCAGCTGTTCCAGGAAGACCTGGTGCTGCAGGGGCAGCGCCGCTTCATGCAGACGGTGTACGTGCCCCACCACGACACCCAGGGCCAGGTGGCCGGTGTTTATGTGCTGGTGACCGACCTGACGCCGCAGAAGCTGGCCGAGGAGCGCCTGGCCGAGCTGGCGGTGACGGATGCGCTCACCGGCCTGCCCAACCGCCGCGCGCTGGACGACCAATTGGCGGGCGCCCTGGCCCGGGCTCGCCGCCGCGGCGAGCCGCTGGCGCTGCTGTTCATGGACCTGGACCGCTTCAAGGCGGTGAACGATGTCCACGGCCATGCTGCCGGCGATGCGGTGCTGCGCGAGTTTGCGCGCCGGCTGCGCAGCGTGGTGCGCGAAAGCGACGGGGTGGCCCGGCTGGCGGGCGATGAATTCGTGGTGCTGCTGGAAGGCAGCAGCCCGCAGGTGCAGCCCGACGGCGGCTGCGTGCCCGGCCGGGTGGACCCGGTGTGCGTGGCGCGCAAGCTGCTGGGCGCGATGACCGAGCCGATGGCCCTGGGCCCCGGCCTGTCACCGGTGGTGGTGGGCGCCAGCATCGGCATTGCGCTGTCGCAGCGGCTGGACACGCCGCAGATGCTGCTGGAGCGCGCCGACCGCGCGCTCTACCGCGCCAAGGCGCAAGGCCGCAATACCTTCCATGCCGATTGGGCGGACACACCGCCGCCGCGCGTGGGTCGCGCGGGCAGCCCGAAGGTGCCCGCAGCCTGA
- a CDS encoding AraC-like ligand-binding domain-containing protein: MAPSALPTFAALDFDRARVFQTRDLDEIRECSARALSPHSLSVVGTRNPLDARLDHLPLGELSLMRLRWGAPVAVDPDRLSGYYLLSMPTRGCAEFSLDRWRHTVTPLQAAVVSPSQRFHFQSQSDFEQVLLRVDRQAVENGWQALAGRPLPRTLTFDSALRTDGPGWQALQPVLQLLARSLPGAGRPGAGTHLLARVQDMVVLTLLTQLAHDQQGQLLPTAGAAPPACVRRAQDHMRAHLAEPLTASGLALACGVPLRTLQAAFQRSHGCGPMRWLREQRLDRVREALIAGGAEAAPVTDTALRFGFTHLGEFSRHYRHKFGETPSQTVARHR; encoded by the coding sequence ATGGCACCTTCTGCACTGCCGACCTTCGCCGCGCTCGACTTCGACCGCGCCCGCGTCTTCCAGACCCGCGATCTGGACGAGATCCGCGAGTGCTCGGCACGGGCGCTCAGCCCGCACAGCCTGTCGGTGGTGGGTACCCGCAACCCGCTTGACGCGCGTCTGGACCACCTGCCCTTGGGCGAGCTCTCGTTGATGCGGCTGCGCTGGGGTGCACCGGTGGCCGTGGACCCGGACCGCCTCAGCGGCTACTACCTGCTCAGCATGCCCACGCGGGGTTGCGCCGAGTTCAGCCTCGACCGTTGGCGCCACACCGTCACGCCGCTGCAAGCGGCGGTGGTCAGCCCCAGCCAGCGCTTCCACTTCCAGAGCCAGAGCGACTTCGAGCAGGTACTGCTGCGGGTCGACCGCCAGGCCGTGGAAAACGGCTGGCAGGCCCTGGCGGGACGACCGCTGCCGCGCACACTGACCTTCGACTCGGCCCTGCGCACCGATGGCCCTGGCTGGCAGGCGCTGCAACCGGTGCTGCAGCTGCTGGCGCGCAGCCTGCCGGGTGCCGGCCGCCCCGGGGCCGGTACGCACCTGCTGGCCCGCGTCCAGGACATGGTGGTGCTGACCCTGCTGACGCAGCTGGCCCATGACCAGCAGGGCCAGCTGCTGCCCACCGCCGGCGCCGCGCCGCCGGCCTGCGTGCGACGCGCCCAGGACCACATGCGGGCCCATCTGGCCGAGCCGCTGACCGCCTCCGGCCTGGCGCTGGCCTGCGGTGTGCCGCTGCGCACCCTGCAGGCAGCCTTCCAGCGCAGTCATGGCTGCGGCCCGATGCGCTGGCTGCGCGAGCAGCGGCTGGACCGCGTGCGCGAGGCCCTGATCGCCGGCGGCGCCGAAGCGGCGCCGGTGACCGACACCGCGCTGCGCTTCGGCTTCACCCACCTGGGCGAATTCTCACGCCACTACCGGCACAAGTTCGGCGAAACGCCGAGCCAGACCGTGGCACGGCATCGCTGA
- a CDS encoding alpha/beta hydrolase, whose translation MPLPPNPGLLSTLLLDWPTLSAAAVLLVACLAAVAYAAACAVVAQRFTRARRKRPELAQQHPALADAAVRFPARDGRATLEGWYLPAWPQAGAVVFVHGKDACRGDELKSPTYALAQSLRARGLSVLMLDLRGHGESSDARLTYSEHERHDVLGAVDFLLGQGYAPGCIGLLGASMGASTALRAAAAEQAVGGVVADTPFADLAAMLRTQFRRLTGLPMWFLPGALLMGRLLSGVHPARVRPVDEMPRLRGRPVLVIHSQADPLIPLAHGRMLARAAGGRLWVTQAPRHIGSYLAMEHTYTAVVSDFFCRHLLGDAIDHARSANDASGRADAGVAAA comes from the coding sequence ATGCCACTGCCCCCGAACCCCGGCCTGCTGAGCACGCTGCTGCTCGATTGGCCCACCCTCAGCGCCGCGGCGGTGCTGCTGGTGGCCTGCCTGGCCGCGGTGGCCTATGCCGCCGCCTGCGCGGTGGTGGCCCAGCGCTTCACGCGGGCGCGGCGCAAGCGGCCCGAGCTGGCCCAGCAGCACCCGGCGCTGGCCGATGCGGCGGTGCGTTTTCCGGCGCGCGATGGCCGCGCCACGCTGGAGGGCTGGTACCTGCCCGCCTGGCCGCAGGCCGGCGCGGTGGTGTTCGTGCACGGCAAGGACGCCTGCCGCGGCGACGAGCTGAAGTCGCCCACCTACGCGCTGGCGCAGTCGCTGCGGGCGCGCGGCCTGTCGGTGCTGATGCTCGACCTGCGCGGCCACGGCGAGAGCAGCGATGCCCGCCTGACCTACAGCGAACATGAACGCCACGACGTGCTGGGCGCGGTCGACTTCCTGCTCGGCCAGGGCTACGCGCCCGGCTGCATCGGGTTGCTGGGCGCGTCGATGGGCGCTTCCACCGCGCTGCGGGCGGCCGCGGCCGAGCAGGCGGTGGGCGGCGTGGTGGCCGACACTCCGTTTGCCGACCTGGCCGCCATGCTGCGCACGCAGTTCCGCCGGCTCACCGGCCTGCCGATGTGGTTCCTGCCCGGCGCGCTGCTGATGGGCCGGCTGCTGTCAGGCGTGCACCCCGCCCGCGTGCGCCCGGTGGACGAGATGCCGCGGCTGCGCGGCCGGCCGGTGCTGGTGATCCATTCGCAGGCCGACCCGCTGATTCCGCTGGCCCACGGCCGCATGCTGGCGCGCGCGGCCGGCGGCCGGCTGTGGGTCACGCAGGCGCCCCGCCACATCGGCAGTTACCTGGCCATGGAGCACACCTACACCGCGGTGGTGAGCGACTTCTTCTGCCGCCACCTGCTGGGCGATGCGATCGATCACGCCCGCTCGGCCAACGACGCTTCGGGCCGCGCCGATGCCGGCGTGGCCGCCGCCTGA
- the kdpA gene encoding potassium-transporting ATPase subunit KdpA, with amino-acid sequence MDVQAWTLLGVFLVVLVLLAWPLGRWLTAVAEGRLPRWMAPLVALENGLYRLAGVDPQASMGWKAYAVALLCFNALGFVAVYALQRLQAVLPLNPAGLPAVSADSSFNTAISFVSNTNWQGYVGEATMSYLTQMVALAGQNFLSAATGIVVVIALIRGFAARSTNGIGNFWVDVTRVTAYVLVPLSVVFAVFLVSQGVIQNFSPYQEATTLEVTRYQQPKVDAAGQPVLDAQGAPVMEDKTSSTQTLPMGPVASQEAIKMLGTNGGGFFNANSAHPYENPTPLSNFFQMLAIFLIPTALVFMFGRMVGDVRQGWALLAAMTAIFVVSVVVVTVQEQQGNPLLTPLGVDQTASALQPGGNMEGKEARFGITATSLFAAITTAASCGAVNGMHDSFTPLGGGVPLVLMQLGEVVFGGVGTGLYGMLIFAILTVFIAGLMIGRTPEYLGKKIETYEMKMTSIAILVTPTLVLAGAAVAVMAEAGKAGIANPGAHGFSEILYAFTSAANNNGSAFAGLSANTPFYNTLLGIAMWLGRFGVIVPVLAIAGALAGKKRMAVTVGTLPTHGPLFVLLLIGTVVLVGLLNYVPALALGPVVEHLMLWYPK; translated from the coding sequence ATGGACGTGCAAGCCTGGACCCTGCTCGGGGTCTTCCTCGTCGTGCTGGTGCTGCTGGCCTGGCCGCTGGGCCGCTGGCTCACCGCCGTGGCCGAAGGCCGGCTGCCGCGCTGGATGGCGCCGCTGGTGGCCCTGGAGAACGGCCTGTACCGGCTGGCCGGCGTGGACCCGCAGGCCAGCATGGGCTGGAAGGCCTATGCCGTGGCGCTGCTGTGCTTCAACGCGCTGGGCTTCGTGGCGGTGTATGCGCTGCAGCGCCTGCAGGCCGTGCTGCCGCTCAACCCGGCCGGCCTGCCGGCCGTCAGCGCCGATTCGTCGTTCAACACCGCGATCAGCTTCGTCAGCAACACCAACTGGCAGGGCTACGTGGGTGAAGCCACGATGAGCTACCTCACCCAGATGGTGGCGCTGGCCGGCCAGAACTTCTTATCGGCGGCCACCGGCATCGTGGTGGTGATCGCGCTGATCCGCGGCTTCGCGGCGCGCTCGACCAACGGCATCGGCAACTTCTGGGTCGACGTCACCCGCGTCACCGCCTACGTGCTGGTGCCGCTGTCGGTGGTGTTCGCGGTGTTCCTGGTCAGCCAGGGCGTGATCCAGAACTTCTCGCCCTACCAGGAGGCCACCACGCTGGAAGTCACCCGCTACCAGCAGCCGAAGGTGGACGCCGCCGGCCAGCCCGTGCTCGACGCCCAGGGCGCGCCGGTGATGGAGGACAAGACCAGCAGCACCCAGACCCTGCCGATGGGCCCGGTGGCTTCGCAGGAGGCCATCAAGATGCTGGGCACCAACGGTGGCGGCTTCTTCAATGCCAACTCGGCCCACCCGTACGAGAACCCGACGCCGCTGTCCAACTTCTTCCAGATGCTGGCCATCTTCCTGATTCCGACGGCACTGGTGTTCATGTTCGGCCGCATGGTGGGCGATGTGCGCCAGGGCTGGGCGCTGCTGGCCGCGATGACGGCGATCTTCGTCGTCTCGGTGGTGGTGGTGACGGTGCAGGAGCAGCAGGGCAACCCGCTGCTGACGCCGCTGGGCGTCGACCAGACCGCCAGCGCGCTGCAGCCGGGCGGCAACATGGAAGGCAAGGAGGCGCGCTTCGGCATCACCGCCACCAGCCTGTTCGCGGCCATCACCACCGCGGCCTCGTGCGGCGCCGTCAACGGCATGCACGACTCGTTCACACCGCTGGGCGGCGGCGTGCCGCTGGTGCTGATGCAGCTGGGCGAGGTGGTGTTCGGCGGCGTGGGCACGGGCCTGTACGGCATGCTCATCTTCGCCATCCTCACGGTGTTCATCGCCGGCCTGATGATCGGCCGCACGCCCGAATACCTGGGCAAGAAGATCGAGACCTACGAGATGAAGATGACGTCCATCGCCATCCTCGTCACGCCCACGCTGGTGCTGGCCGGCGCCGCCGTCGCGGTGATGGCCGAAGCCGGCAAGGCCGGCATCGCCAACCCGGGCGCGCACGGCTTCTCCGAGATCCTGTACGCCTTCACCTCGGCGGCCAACAACAACGGCAGCGCCTTCGCGGGCCTGTCGGCCAACACGCCCTTCTACAACACGCTGCTGGGCATCGCGATGTGGCTGGGCCGCTTCGGCGTCATCGTGCCGGTGCTGGCCATTGCCGGCGCGCTGGCGGGCAAGAAGCGCATGGCCGTGACCGTCGGCACGCTGCCCACCCACGGCCCGCTGTTCGTCTTGCTGCTCATCGGCACCGTGGTGCTGGTCGGCCTGCTGAACTACGTCCCCGCGCTGGCCCTGGGCCCGGTCGTCGAGCACCTGATGCTGTGGTATCCGAAGTGA
- a CDS encoding LysR substrate-binding domain-containing protein, whose protein sequence is MRRKIPSLGALAAFESAARHQSFTAAADELAVTQSAVCRQIATLEDFVGVKLFRRTRRGVVLTEAGVNYSRSVRDRLDDVERDTLEVMAKGGLGGSLELGVVPTFATQWLVPRLPDFQRQHPGITLHLVPRTRPFLFDDSTLHATIYAGPAGWPGTEAQLLMHEAMVAVASPQLIPGDLAPADLAGYTLLQASTRPHAWRQWFAAQGVTAPHDMAGPRMELFSMLAKAAVHGLGVALIPRLLIEDDLAAGTLRQVVPFEWISDRSYYLIYPQAPTQRLALAAFSQWLQAQSAPYRAAWPATAG, encoded by the coding sequence CTGCGCAGAAAGATCCCCTCGCTGGGTGCCCTGGCGGCGTTCGAGTCCGCCGCCCGGCACCAGAGCTTCACCGCCGCGGCCGACGAGCTGGCGGTGACGCAAAGCGCCGTCTGCCGCCAGATCGCCACGCTGGAAGACTTCGTCGGCGTCAAGTTGTTCCGCCGCACCCGCCGCGGCGTGGTGCTGACGGAGGCCGGCGTCAACTACAGCCGCAGCGTGCGCGACCGGCTGGACGACGTGGAACGCGACACGCTGGAGGTGATGGCCAAGGGCGGCCTCGGCGGCTCGCTGGAGCTGGGCGTGGTGCCTACCTTCGCCACCCAGTGGCTGGTGCCGCGGCTGCCCGACTTCCAGCGCCAGCATCCGGGCATCACGCTGCACCTGGTGCCGCGCACCCGGCCTTTCCTGTTCGACGACAGCACGCTGCACGCCACGATCTACGCCGGCCCGGCGGGCTGGCCGGGCACCGAAGCGCAGCTGCTGATGCACGAGGCCATGGTGGCAGTGGCCAGCCCGCAGCTGATACCGGGCGACCTGGCCCCGGCCGATCTGGCGGGCTACACCTTGCTGCAGGCCAGCACGCGGCCACATGCCTGGCGGCAGTGGTTCGCCGCGCAAGGGGTGACCGCCCCCCACGACATGGCCGGGCCGCGCATGGAGCTGTTCTCGATGCTGGCCAAGGCGGCCGTGCACGGCCTGGGCGTGGCGCTGATTCCGCGGCTGTTGATCGAGGACGATCTGGCCGCCGGCACCCTGCGCCAGGTGGTGCCCTTCGAGTGGATCAGCGACCGCTCGTACTACCTCATCTACCCTCAGGCGCCCACCCAGCGCCTCGCCCTGGCGGCCTTCAGCCAGTGGCTCCAGGCCCAGAGCGCGCCGTACCGGGCGGCCTGGCCGGCCACCGCCGGCTGA
- the kdpF gene encoding K(+)-transporting ATPase subunit F, protein MSWLYWLAGASSLALLVYLTYALLRAEEF, encoded by the coding sequence ATGAGCTGGCTGTATTGGCTGGCCGGCGCGTCGTCGCTGGCCCTGCTTGTCTATCTCACCTATGCCCTGCTGCGGGCCGAGGAGTTCTGA
- a CDS encoding acyl-CoA dehydrogenase — MTSSNTRASFHWDDPLLLDQQLTDDERSVRDAARAYCQDRLAPRVLEAFRHEKTDPAIFREMGELGLLGATIPEQYGGAGLNYVCYGLVAREVERVDSGYRSMMSVQSSLVMVPINEFGTEAQKQKYLPKLARGEWIGCFGLTEPNHGSDPGSMITRARKVDGGYSLSGAKMWITNSPIADVFVVWAKDDEGAIRGFILEKGWKGLTAPAVHGKVGLRASLTGEIVMDEVFCPEENAFPEVRGLKGPFTCLNSARYGIAWGAIGAAEDCFHRARQYVLDRKQFGRPLAANQLIQKKLADMLTEISLGLQGALQLGRMKDAGTAAVEVTSILKRNNCGKALDIARLARDMMGGNGISDEFGVARHLVNLEVVNTYEGTHDVHALILGRAITGIAAFS, encoded by the coding sequence ATGACTTCTTCGAACACCCGCGCCAGCTTCCACTGGGACGACCCGCTGCTGCTGGACCAGCAGCTGACCGATGACGAACGCTCGGTGCGCGACGCCGCCCGGGCCTACTGCCAGGACCGCCTGGCCCCGCGGGTGCTGGAAGCCTTCCGCCACGAAAAGACCGATCCGGCCATCTTCCGCGAGATGGGCGAGCTGGGCCTGCTGGGCGCCACCATCCCCGAGCAGTACGGCGGCGCCGGCCTCAACTACGTGTGCTACGGCCTGGTGGCACGTGAAGTGGAGCGCGTCGACTCCGGCTACCGCAGCATGATGAGCGTGCAGTCGTCGCTGGTGATGGTGCCGATCAACGAGTTCGGCACCGAGGCGCAGAAGCAGAAGTACCTGCCCAAGCTGGCCCGTGGCGAGTGGATCGGCTGCTTCGGCCTGACCGAGCCCAACCATGGCAGCGACCCCGGCAGCATGATCACCCGCGCCCGCAAGGTGGACGGCGGCTACAGCCTGTCGGGCGCCAAGATGTGGATCACCAACAGCCCGATCGCCGACGTGTTCGTGGTGTGGGCCAAGGACGATGAAGGCGCGATCCGCGGCTTCATCCTCGAGAAGGGCTGGAAGGGCCTGACCGCCCCTGCGGTGCATGGCAAGGTGGGCCTGCGCGCCAGCCTGACCGGCGAGATCGTGATGGACGAGGTGTTCTGCCCCGAGGAAAACGCCTTCCCCGAGGTGCGCGGCCTGAAGGGCCCGTTCACCTGCCTGAACAGCGCGCGCTACGGCATCGCCTGGGGTGCGATCGGCGCCGCGGAAGACTGCTTCCACCGCGCCCGCCAGTACGTGCTGGACCGCAAGCAGTTCGGCCGCCCGCTGGCCGCCAATCAGCTGATCCAGAAGAAGCTGGCCGACATGCTGACCGAGATCAGCCTGGGCCTGCAGGGCGCCCTGCAGCTGGGCCGCATGAAGGACGCCGGCACCGCCGCGGTGGAAGTGACCAGCATCCTGAAGCGCAACAACTGCGGCAAGGCGCTGGACATCGCCCGCCTGGCGCGCGACATGATGGGTGGCAACGGCATCAGCGACGAATTCGGCGTCGCCCGCCACCTGGTGAACCTGGAAGTGGTGAACACCTACGAAGGCACGCACGACGTGCATGCGCTGATCCTGGGCCGGGCCATCACCGGCATCGCCGCGTTCTCCTGA
- a CDS encoding GNAT family N-acetyltransferase, whose translation MHTATAPWPAGALSHHPLRPPPQVRPVQPGDAPRLARYVEGLSPASQQLRFHGVVRGCTPDLLALLAGTDGRHQRVLVASLRVDGGECLVGEARYVVDASGRVAEFAISVADAWRGTGVATRLMERLLQQAADDGLHWLHGQVLGHNGRMLAFLQRMGFTLDVGGWEREEAAASPLVRVERSIPAAPRAPARWARQPAVAGQAARYGALWAWSHWLKAARARRWVGA comes from the coding sequence ATGCACACCGCCACCGCACCCTGGCCCGCCGGCGCCCTCAGCCACCACCCACTGCGGCCGCCGCCGCAGGTGCGGCCGGTGCAGCCCGGCGATGCACCGCGGCTGGCGCGCTACGTGGAGGGCCTGTCGCCCGCCTCGCAGCAGCTGCGCTTCCATGGGGTGGTGCGCGGCTGCACACCGGACCTGCTGGCGCTGCTGGCCGGCACCGACGGCCGCCACCAGCGGGTGCTGGTGGCCAGCCTGCGGGTGGACGGCGGCGAGTGCCTGGTGGGGGAAGCGCGCTACGTGGTGGACGCCAGTGGCCGGGTGGCGGAATTCGCCATCTCGGTGGCCGATGCCTGGCGCGGCACCGGCGTGGCCACGCGGCTGATGGAGCGGCTGCTGCAGCAGGCCGCCGACGACGGGCTGCACTGGCTCCACGGCCAGGTGCTGGGCCACAACGGCCGCATGCTGGCCTTCCTGCAGCGCATGGGCTTCACGCTCGACGTGGGCGGCTGGGAGCGGGAAGAGGCGGCCGCCAGCCCGCTGGTGCGGGTGGAGCGCAGCATCCCCGCCGCGCCGCGGGCGCCCGCGCGCTGGGCCCGTCAGCCGGCGGTGGCCGGCCAGGCCGCCCGGTACGGCGCGCTCTGGGCCTGGAGCCACTGGCTGAAGGCCGCCAGGGCGAGGCGCTGGGTGGGCGCCTGA
- a CDS encoding alpha/beta fold hydrolase, with translation MRIVLVHGSWHTGAEWAPVAAALRAAGHEVHTPTVAGHGHGVDKCVDHAQCTQSIVDYLQEHALTDVVLLGHSYGGTIICKVVEAVPERIARLVFWNAFVPRDGESLLDNVPPHYRSLFQSLSEASPDGSVTMPFQVWREAFVNDADLAEAQRTYALLSSEPFQPMADKLDLKKFYSLTTPRSYINATEDIALPPGEWGWHPRMSGRLGLYRLVQLSGSHEVMFTAPERLARAIEEAGRD, from the coding sequence ATGCGAATCGTTCTGGTGCACGGCAGCTGGCACACCGGCGCTGAGTGGGCCCCCGTGGCCGCCGCTCTGCGCGCCGCGGGCCACGAAGTGCACACGCCCACAGTGGCTGGCCACGGCCACGGCGTGGACAAATGTGTCGACCATGCGCAATGCACGCAGTCCATCGTGGACTACCTGCAGGAGCATGCGCTGACCGACGTGGTGCTGCTGGGCCACAGCTACGGCGGCACCATCATCTGCAAGGTGGTGGAGGCGGTGCCCGAGCGCATTGCCCGCCTCGTGTTCTGGAACGCCTTCGTGCCGCGCGATGGTGAGTCGCTGCTAGACAACGTGCCGCCGCACTACCGCAGCCTGTTCCAGTCGCTGAGCGAGGCCAGCCCCGACGGCAGCGTGACGATGCCTTTCCAAGTCTGGCGCGAAGCCTTCGTCAACGACGCCGACCTGGCCGAGGCACAGCGCACCTACGCGCTGCTGTCGAGCGAGCCGTTCCAGCCGATGGCCGACAAGCTTGACCTGAAGAAGTTCTACAGCCTGACGACGCCCCGCAGCTACATCAACGCCACCGAGGACATCGCGCTGCCGCCGGGTGAGTGGGGTTGGCATCCCCGCATGTCCGGTCGGCTGGGCCTGTACCGGCTGGTGCAGTTGTCGGGCAGCCACGAGGTGATGTTCACGGCCCCCGAACGCCTGGCGCGCGCCATCGAGGAGGCCGGCCGTGATTGA
- a CDS encoding SphA family protein has protein sequence MIDALTRAFSSPLPGLGLVLAAACGSSLAAEGGGSAYPSGVETWLAGAVPPPGHYLLMYGNSYRADTLRDGRGDSVPVRFRLGVDGVTPRYVWSTPMALGGGNLVLQALLPLLHIKAEVAGASQSTSGPGDLALGAAVAWHHSPVLHSVAGANIILPTGSYDAADLVNLGRHYTTLQPTYAVSRVDAAGLNADLKLTLNLNGRNSDTRYRTGTELFADYALGWGVGGGWVLGMGGHVRTQLQDDRQDGVSVDDSRTRSWSIGPSVKYETKQGWFIAARWQQDQGVRNGPQGHTLWIKTVLPL, from the coding sequence GTGATTGATGCCCTGACACGCGCGTTCTCGTCACCCCTGCCCGGGCTGGGTCTGGTGCTGGCCGCCGCATGCGGCAGCAGCCTGGCGGCCGAGGGCGGCGGCTCCGCCTATCCCTCGGGCGTGGAAACCTGGCTGGCGGGCGCCGTGCCCCCGCCGGGCCACTACCTGCTGATGTACGGCAACAGCTACCGGGCCGATACCTTACGCGACGGCCGGGGCGACAGCGTGCCTGTGCGCTTCCGGCTCGGCGTCGATGGGGTGACGCCGCGCTACGTGTGGTCCACGCCCATGGCGCTGGGCGGTGGCAATCTGGTGCTGCAGGCCCTGCTGCCGCTGCTGCACATCAAGGCCGAAGTGGCCGGCGCCAGCCAGTCCACGTCGGGCCCGGGTGACCTGGCGCTCGGGGCTGCGGTGGCTTGGCACCACTCGCCCGTGCTGCACAGCGTGGCAGGTGCCAACATCATCCTGCCGACCGGCTCCTACGACGCCGCCGACCTGGTCAACCTGGGCCGGCACTACACCACCCTGCAGCCCACCTATGCGGTGTCGCGGGTCGACGCGGCCGGCCTGAATGCGGACCTCAAGCTCACGCTCAACCTGAACGGCCGCAATAGCGACACCCGGTATCGCACCGGCACCGAGCTGTTTGCCGACTACGCGCTGGGCTGGGGTGTGGGCGGCGGCTGGGTGCTGGGGATGGGCGGCCACGTTCGCACGCAGTTGCAGGACGACCGCCAGGACGGCGTGAGCGTGGACGACAGCCGCACCCGCAGCTGGTCCATAGGCCCGTCGGTCAAGTACGAGACGAAGCAGGGGTGGTTCATCGCCGCCAGGTGGCAGCAGGACCAGGGCGTGCGCAACGGCCCGCAGGGCCACACGCTGTGGATCAAGACGGTGCTGCCCCTGTGA